The proteins below come from a single Mesobacillus jeotgali genomic window:
- a CDS encoding BMP family ABC transporter substrate-binding protein translates to MLKRFGLILLSLLLLGGCGQPLATGKVEKVGLLVPETINDQVWGTKGYRGLLQIQSSLEVDVFFKEGMNSQEAVEAAVREFDRQGVNLIYGHGNEYAAYFNKISGEYPDIHFISFNGDARAKNTTSLNFKAYAMGFFGGMVASHMSETGKVGIIAAYEWQPEVEGFYDGAIFENEDMKVDIRYVGHWDDQKKALDVLDDVLDDGADVIYPAGDGYNVPVIERVKDRGLYIIGYISDQSDFGESTVLTSTVQHVDDLYELTADKFNNGELKSGNLSFDFQDGVISLGKFSPKVDANFRERVGTYINSYKENGKLPNQ, encoded by the coding sequence ATGCTGAAACGTTTCGGGCTAATATTGTTAAGCCTTCTTTTGCTTGGGGGATGCGGACAACCACTAGCAACTGGCAAGGTGGAGAAAGTCGGCCTGTTGGTGCCTGAAACTATTAATGATCAGGTGTGGGGGACGAAAGGATATCGTGGACTTCTGCAAATCCAATCCAGCCTGGAGGTTGATGTCTTTTTCAAAGAAGGAATGAATTCGCAGGAAGCTGTAGAGGCTGCGGTGAGGGAGTTTGACAGGCAGGGAGTCAACCTTATTTATGGGCATGGAAATGAATACGCAGCCTATTTCAATAAAATTTCAGGGGAATATCCTGATATACATTTCATTAGCTTTAATGGGGATGCCAGGGCAAAAAATACGACAAGCTTGAATTTTAAGGCATATGCCATGGGCTTTTTTGGCGGAATGGTCGCGAGCCACATGTCTGAAACCGGCAAAGTCGGAATCATTGCAGCATATGAATGGCAGCCTGAAGTGGAAGGCTTTTACGATGGAGCAATCTTTGAAAACGAAGATATGAAGGTGGACATACGTTATGTTGGGCACTGGGATGACCAAAAAAAGGCACTCGATGTCCTGGATGATGTTCTGGATGACGGAGCTGATGTCATATATCCTGCTGGAGATGGGTATAATGTACCTGTCATTGAAAGAGTAAAGGACCGAGGCTTGTATATTATCGGTTATATTTCAGACCAGTCGGATTTCGGTGAATCGACGGTATTGACGAGTACTGTCCAGCATGTTGATGACTTGTATGAATTGACGGCCGATAAGTTTAATAATGGGGAGCTTAAATCTGGCAACCTGTCATTCGACTTTCAGGATGGTGTTATTTCTCTGGGGAAGTTCAGTCCTAAAGTCGATGCCAACTTCAGGGAAAGAGTAGGCACTTATATTAACTCTTATAAAGAAAACGGTAAATTGCCCAACCAGTAA
- a CDS encoding ComZ family protein, with protein sequence MQSNDKTMEFMQIAMKYLPEAQQKLQEAGIELTMDNLQPFFTLFTNVMNEAYELGKADAAKE encoded by the coding sequence ATGCAAAGCAATGACAAAACGATGGAGTTCATGCAAATTGCCATGAAGTACCTTCCGGAAGCGCAGCAAAAACTACAGGAGGCAGGCATTGAGTTGACTATGGACAACCTGCAGCCATTTTTCACGCTTTTCACAAATGTAATGAATGAAGCTTATGAGCTTGGAAAAGCTGATGCTGCAAAGGAATAA
- a CDS encoding beta-ketoacyl-ACP synthase III, with amino-acid sequence MNAGIIGVGRYLPEEVVTNLDLEKRMDTSDEWIRSRTGIEERRIAGDDMDTSDLAYRAAAEAISNAGISAEEIDLILVATVTPDQPFPTVSCMLQDQLGAKKAAAMDLSAACAGFMYGMVTGKQFIEAGTYKYVLIVGVEKLSKITDWKDRNTAVLFGDGAGAVVMGPVSDGKGVLSFELGSDGSGGKHLYQDDYIVMNGREVFKFAVRQMGESSVNVLEKAGLSKEDVDFLIPHQANIRIMESARQRLELPVEKMSKTVHKYGNTSAASIPISLFEELEAGKIKDGDVVVMVGFGGGLTWGAIAMRWGL; translated from the coding sequence ATGAATGCAGGGATAATTGGGGTTGGGCGGTATTTGCCGGAGGAAGTGGTAACAAATCTTGATTTAGAAAAGAGGATGGATACTTCGGACGAGTGGATCCGGTCCAGGACAGGGATTGAAGAAAGAAGAATAGCAGGCGATGATATGGATACCTCGGATTTAGCCTATCGTGCTGCAGCGGAGGCAATCAGCAATGCTGGAATTTCAGCTGAAGAGATCGACTTGATTCTTGTTGCGACAGTTACGCCGGATCAGCCATTTCCTACCGTCTCGTGCATGCTCCAGGATCAGCTTGGGGCGAAAAAGGCGGCCGCCATGGACCTGAGTGCTGCGTGCGCGGGATTCATGTATGGAATGGTTACCGGAAAGCAATTTATTGAAGCTGGCACTTATAAGTATGTTTTAATAGTAGGTGTAGAAAAGCTTTCCAAGATAACCGATTGGAAAGATCGTAACACAGCCGTGCTTTTTGGTGATGGAGCCGGCGCGGTTGTCATGGGACCTGTTTCTGACGGTAAAGGAGTTCTTTCATTCGAGTTAGGCTCTGACGGTTCCGGCGGAAAGCATCTGTATCAGGATGATTATATTGTTATGAATGGCCGTGAAGTGTTTAAATTTGCGGTTAGGCAAATGGGTGAAAGCAGCGTCAATGTCCTTGAAAAAGCTGGACTATCAAAAGAGGATGTTGATTTCCTAATTCCTCATCAGGCAAATATCAGGATCATGGAATCAGCCCGACAGCGACTTGAGCTTCCAGTAGAAAAAATGTCAAAGACCGTCCATAAATACGGAAATACATCAGCCGCGTCAATTCCGATCTCGCTTTTTGAAGAGTTGGAAGCAGGGAAAATCAAGGACGGCGATGTAGTGGTAATGGTTGGCTTTGGCGGCGGGTTGACATGGGGCGCGATCGCCATGCGCTGGGGTCTATAA
- the fabF gene encoding beta-ketoacyl-ACP synthase II produces the protein MEKRRVVVTGIGAVTPLGNDAGTTWNNILEGVSGIGPVTRLNADDFPAKVAAEVKEFNVENFIDRKDARKMDRFTHYAVAASLMAVKDSELEITDENAPRVGVWIGSGIGGMETFEQQHETFMNRGYRRVSPFFVPMMIPDMATGQVSITLGARGFNSCTVTACATGTNSIGDAFKVIQRGDADVMVTGGAEAPITRMSFAGFCANTALSTNQDPQKASRPFDKNRDGFVMGEGAGIVVLEDLEHALARGAKIYAEIVGYGATGDAYHITAPAPEGEGGARAMKMALDDAGLAPEEVGYINAHGTSTEYNDKYETMAIKSVFGEHAYKLSVSSTKSMTGHLLGAAGGIEAIFTVLALNEGILPPTINLETPDPDCDLDYVPNAARKQQVNAAISNSLGFGGHNATIAFRKYEG, from the coding sequence ATGGAGAAACGCAGAGTCGTTGTTACTGGTATCGGGGCTGTAACGCCTCTTGGAAATGACGCGGGAACAACCTGGAATAATATACTTGAAGGTGTATCGGGAATTGGCCCGGTTACGAGACTGAATGCCGATGATTTCCCAGCAAAGGTTGCAGCAGAGGTTAAGGAATTCAATGTTGAAAACTTTATTGACCGTAAAGATGCAAGAAAGATGGACCGCTTTACTCATTATGCTGTTGCCGCTTCATTGATGGCCGTGAAAGATTCAGAACTTGAAATCACGGATGAAAACGCTCCGCGAGTAGGTGTATGGATCGGTTCAGGTATCGGCGGGATGGAGACATTTGAACAGCAGCACGAAACGTTCATGAACAGAGGATATCGCAGGGTCAGCCCATTCTTCGTGCCGATGATGATTCCTGATATGGCAACTGGACAGGTATCCATCACACTTGGCGCGAGAGGCTTTAACTCTTGTACAGTCACAGCATGTGCAACTGGAACTAACTCAATTGGGGATGCCTTCAAGGTTATCCAGCGCGGTGACGCTGACGTAATGGTTACTGGCGGGGCAGAAGCGCCGATTACAAGAATGTCTTTCGCAGGCTTCTGTGCAAATACAGCGCTATCTACCAATCAGGATCCGCAAAAAGCGAGCAGGCCTTTTGATAAAAATCGCGATGGATTTGTTATGGGCGAGGGCGCGGGAATTGTTGTTCTTGAAGACCTGGAGCACGCTTTGGCCCGTGGAGCAAAAATCTATGCTGAAATCGTAGGTTATGGTGCTACCGGCGATGCCTATCACATTACCGCACCAGCTCCTGAAGGGGAAGGCGGAGCAAGAGCAATGAAAATGGCTCTTGACGATGCAGGCCTTGCACCAGAAGAAGTAGGTTACATTAACGCCCACGGAACAAGTACTGAATATAATGATAAATATGAAACAATGGCCATCAAATCCGTATTTGGAGAGCATGCATACAAGCTTTCAGTCAGTTCAACCAAATCAATGACAGGCCACTTGCTTGGAGCAGCAGGCGGGATTGAAGCGATTTTCACGGTTTTGGCTTTGAATGAAGGGATCCTGCCTCCAACCATCAACCTGGAAACACCTGATCCAGACTGTGATCTCGATTATGTGCCAAATGCAGCACGCAAGCAGCAGGTAAATGCTGCAATCAGCAACTCACTGGGCTTCGGCGGCCACAACGCAACGATTGCTTTCAGAAAATACGAAGGATAA
- a CDS encoding ABC transporter ATP-binding protein encodes MTALLELKNLKTYFKRKKTVIPAVDGVDLVINKGETVALVGESGSGKSITSLSIMRLIPSPPGEIVDGQIQFDGRDLVKASEEEMCRIRGNDISMIFQEPMTSLNPVLTIGEQITEVLTYHQGLNQAMAKKKAIDMLELVGFSRAKEIINDYPHRLSGGMRQRVMIAMAMSCNPKLLIADEPTTALDVTIQAQILDLMKDLSTKFNTSILIITHDLGVVSDVADRVVVMYAGQVVEEAMVEDLFENPLHPYTNGLMGSIPSIDEDHARLVSIEGNVPSPENLPKGCRFAPRCPHAFDRCYSEMPSLMRKYNTRSVRCFLHDGKEGEK; translated from the coding sequence GTGACAGCCTTATTGGAACTAAAGAATCTAAAAACCTATTTTAAAAGGAAAAAGACAGTGATTCCAGCAGTAGACGGAGTGGACCTTGTGATTAATAAAGGGGAAACTGTCGCATTGGTGGGGGAGTCGGGGTCTGGAAAAAGTATTACTTCTCTATCTATCATGCGATTGATTCCTAGTCCGCCAGGGGAAATTGTGGACGGGCAGATCCAGTTTGATGGCCGGGATCTTGTCAAAGCCAGCGAGGAAGAAATGTGCAGGATTCGCGGCAATGACATTTCGATGATTTTCCAGGAGCCGATGACATCGCTGAATCCTGTGCTTACCATCGGGGAACAAATCACGGAGGTCCTGACATATCATCAGGGATTGAACCAGGCGATGGCCAAGAAAAAGGCAATCGATATGCTCGAACTAGTTGGTTTTTCCCGTGCGAAGGAAATCATCAATGATTATCCGCATCGGCTTTCGGGGGGCATGCGCCAGCGGGTGATGATTGCGATGGCGATGAGCTGTAATCCGAAGCTGTTGATTGCGGATGAGCCGACTACAGCATTGGACGTGACCATACAGGCGCAAATCCTGGACTTGATGAAGGATTTGAGCACGAAGTTCAATACCTCCATCTTGATTATTACACATGACCTCGGAGTGGTTTCTGATGTCGCTGACCGGGTTGTCGTCATGTATGCAGGCCAGGTCGTAGAAGAAGCAATGGTGGAAGACCTGTTTGAAAACCCACTTCATCCTTATACAAATGGTCTGATGGGTTCAATTCCATCGATAGACGAGGATCATGCGCGGCTTGTCTCAATCGAAGGAAATGTACCATCACCCGAGAATCTGCCAAAAGGCTGCCGTTTTGCCCCACGCTGCCCGCATGCTTTTGACCGCTGCTACAGTGAAATGCCAAGTCTTATGAGGAAGTACAACACCAGGTCTGTAAGGTGCTTTTTACATGATGGCAAGGAGGGGGAGAAATGA
- a CDS encoding ABC transporter ATP-binding protein — protein sequence MISTNESLENKTLKNSSETLLELQDLKKHFPIKSGLLQKTVGHIKAVDGINLKVNKGETLGIVGESGCGKSTVGRTIIRLYEPTDGKIIFNGQDISHLSESDLRKDVRKNIQMIFQDPFASLNPRKTLRSIIREPLDTHQIFKGKERDAHVEGLLEKVGLNASFINRYPHEFSGGQRQRIGIARTLALNPELIIADEAVSALDVSIQAQIINLMEDLQEEFGLTYIFISHDLSVVRHISDRVGVMYLGKMMELASKKELYAEPLHPYTQALLSAVPVPRKKGVMKRERIILKGELPSPANPPKGCVFHTRCPAAFDLCKQVNPDFKEVKSNHFVACHLYT from the coding sequence ATGATCTCAACAAATGAATCTCTTGAAAATAAAACATTAAAGAATAGCTCCGAAACCTTGCTTGAATTACAGGACCTAAAGAAACACTTTCCTATCAAATCTGGTTTGCTGCAAAAGACAGTTGGTCATATAAAGGCAGTTGACGGAATAAATTTGAAGGTGAATAAAGGAGAGACATTAGGAATCGTGGGAGAATCAGGCTGCGGCAAATCGACTGTCGGAAGAACGATTATCCGACTCTATGAACCTACTGATGGAAAAATCATCTTCAATGGCCAGGATATCTCCCATCTGTCAGAGAGCGATTTGAGGAAAGATGTACGTAAAAATATCCAGATGATTTTCCAGGATCCCTTTGCTTCGCTCAATCCGCGGAAAACGTTGAGATCGATCATCAGGGAACCGCTCGATACCCACCAAATATTTAAAGGCAAAGAACGGGATGCACATGTTGAGGGTTTATTGGAAAAGGTAGGACTTAATGCTTCCTTTATCAATCGTTATCCACATGAATTTTCGGGGGGGCAGAGACAGAGGATCGGGATAGCCAGAACACTGGCGTTGAACCCGGAATTAATTATAGCTGATGAAGCAGTTTCTGCACTGGATGTCTCCATTCAGGCACAAATCATCAATTTGATGGAGGACCTTCAGGAAGAATTCGGCCTTACTTATATCTTTATATCTCATGACCTAAGTGTTGTCAGGCATATAAGCGACCGGGTAGGGGTTATGTACCTAGGAAAAATGATGGAGCTTGCCTCCAAGAAAGAGCTTTATGCAGAACCGCTCCATCCGTATACACAGGCGTTGCTTTCAGCTGTGCCGGTGCCCAGGAAGAAAGGTGTCATGAAGAGGGAGCGGATTATTTTAAAAGGTGAGCTGCCAAGCCCGGCAAACCCGCCAAAAGGGTGTGTCTTCCATACAAGGTGCCCAGCCGCATTTGACCTTTGCAAACAAGTGAACCCGGACTTCAAAGAAGTCAAGAGCAATCATTTTGTTGCCTGCCATCTTTATACATAG
- a CDS encoding peptide-binding protein codes for MKLRKASWLLISLTLILSIFLTACTGNQADDPKETPGDDGKKEEEQATGPQQGGDLIIGSTGAPTVFNPLYSTDTSSSDIEGFIFDSLVSSDTEFNPTMSMAESIDISEDGLTFTAKLKQGIKWHDGEEFTADDVVFTFSIPKDPDYNGERGSAFEAMESVKKIDDYTVEFKLSKKDASFYPVSLSYYILPEHILKGVPVAELGEHEFNTKSPIGTGPFKFVEWKDGEYVKVEAFDDYFQGRPYLDTLTYKIVPDMDAMIAQIQAGDIHFAAGVPGTDIETVKSFPGVKVESGLGLSYTYLGYNQKNELFKDKKVRQAITHAIDREAIVSSVMNGDGKVAHVPESPLSFAYNEDVPKFEFDVEKAKSLLAEAGWKDSDGDGILDKDGKKFSFTVKTNQGNKVREDIVVVLQEQLKEVGIEAKPEIVEWSAFIEQISAPNWNYDALVLGWSLSTFPDQYDIFHTSQMEAGLNFVWYSNPEADKLMEEAKQILDQDEYKAAYADIYKMLAEDQPYTFLYYPNVHRVMPANLEGYVFHAKDDFYDISKWWLKQ; via the coding sequence GTGAAATTAAGAAAAGCTTCCTGGTTGTTAATCAGTCTTACCCTGATTCTGTCAATCTTCCTGACTGCATGTACAGGAAATCAAGCTGATGATCCGAAAGAAACTCCTGGAGATGATGGCAAAAAAGAAGAAGAGCAGGCCACAGGTCCGCAGCAAGGCGGGGATTTGATCATTGGTTCCACTGGTGCACCAACAGTTTTCAACCCGCTTTACTCAACTGATACGTCAAGCTCTGACATTGAAGGGTTCATTTTTGACAGTCTTGTATCATCCGATACGGAATTCAATCCGACGATGAGCATGGCTGAGTCAATTGATATCTCTGAAGATGGCCTGACATTTACGGCAAAATTGAAACAGGGAATCAAATGGCATGACGGAGAAGAGTTTACTGCGGATGACGTTGTATTCACTTTCAGCATTCCAAAAGACCCTGATTATAATGGTGAGCGCGGATCAGCTTTCGAAGCAATGGAATCCGTCAAGAAAATTGATGACTATACTGTTGAGTTCAAGCTGAGCAAGAAGGATGCTTCCTTCTATCCAGTATCACTAAGCTATTACATCCTGCCTGAGCATATCCTTAAGGGTGTTCCTGTTGCCGAGCTGGGTGAACATGAATTCAATACGAAGAGCCCGATTGGTACTGGTCCGTTCAAATTCGTTGAATGGAAAGACGGAGAGTATGTAAAAGTTGAAGCGTTCGATGATTACTTCCAAGGCCGTCCGTACCTGGATACACTTACTTATAAAATCGTTCCTGATATGGATGCCATGATTGCGCAAATCCAGGCTGGTGATATCCATTTTGCAGCTGGAGTTCCAGGAACAGATATTGAAACCGTCAAGTCATTCCCAGGTGTTAAAGTGGAGTCTGGCCTTGGTCTTTCATACACATATCTGGGATACAACCAAAAGAATGAACTGTTCAAAGACAAAAAAGTCCGTCAGGCAATCACTCACGCAATTGACAGGGAAGCAATCGTCAGCTCTGTCATGAACGGAGACGGGAAAGTGGCGCATGTTCCGGAAAGTCCACTATCGTTCGCATACAATGAAGATGTTCCGAAATTTGAATTTGACGTTGAAAAAGCAAAGTCATTACTGGCTGAAGCTGGCTGGAAGGATTCAGATGGCGACGGAATTCTAGATAAGGACGGCAAGAAATTCTCCTTCACGGTAAAAACAAACCAGGGTAACAAAGTAAGGGAAGATATTGTCGTGGTCCTTCAGGAGCAATTGAAGGAAGTAGGAATCGAAGCGAAGCCTGAAATCGTTGAATGGAGCGCGTTCATCGAGCAAATCTCTGCGCCGAACTGGAATTACGACGCGCTTGTTCTTGGATGGAGCTTGTCTACATTCCCGGATCAGTATGATATTTTCCACACTAGCCAGATGGAAGCGGGCCTGAACTTCGTATGGTACTCGAATCCTGAAGCGGATAAGCTGATGGAAGAAGCGAAGCAGATTCTTGATCAGGATGAGTACAAAGCAGCATATGCCGACATTTATAAGATGCTGGCAGAAGACCAGCCATACACATTCCTGTATTATCCAAATGTCCACAGGGTCATGCCGGCTAATCTGGAAGGCTATGTGTTCCACGCGAAGGATGATTTTTATGATATCTCCAAGTGGTGGCTGAAACAATAG
- a CDS encoding ABC transporter permease: MLSYIIRRVLMAIPLLLGITIVSFAIMKLAPGDPASLMMDPTISPEDKARFMERYGLNDPVHIQYLKWLGAMLQGDFGTSLIRKGVPVMEMIMNRMPNTILLMVVSTLLALLISIPFGIISATRPYSKLDYTVTVTSFLGVATPNFFLGLILIMVFAVQNNWFPTGGVATLNAPFSLWDRIHHLIMPAFVLAAADMAGLTRYTRSSMMEVIKQDYMRTARAKGFKENKVIYKHGLRNGLIPVITIFGLMIPSFIGGAVIVEKIFTWPGIGLLFVDSAFQRDYPVLMGLTVISAVFVVIGNLIADILYAIFDPRIEY, from the coding sequence ATGCTTTCATATATCATTCGCCGAGTACTGATGGCCATTCCTTTGCTGCTGGGCATTACCATCGTCTCTTTTGCCATCATGAAGCTGGCCCCTGGGGATCCTGCCAGCTTGATGATGGATCCGACGATCAGCCCTGAGGACAAGGCCAGGTTCATGGAGAGATACGGTCTCAACGATCCGGTTCATATTCAGTATTTAAAATGGCTGGGAGCCATGCTTCAAGGGGATTTTGGTACATCACTGATCCGCAAAGGGGTTCCTGTAATGGAAATGATCATGAACAGGATGCCGAATACGATTTTATTGATGGTCGTTTCGACTCTCCTGGCATTGCTGATTTCCATTCCATTTGGAATCATTTCGGCCACAAGACCTTATTCGAAACTTGACTATACTGTAACCGTTACATCATTCCTTGGTGTAGCAACCCCAAACTTCTTTCTGGGCTTGATCCTGATTATGGTTTTTGCCGTTCAGAATAACTGGTTCCCAACAGGAGGGGTGGCGACCCTGAATGCCCCGTTCAGCCTCTGGGACAGGATCCACCACTTGATCATGCCGGCATTCGTTCTGGCAGCGGCAGACATGGCAGGGCTGACTAGGTATACAAGGTCGAGCATGATGGAAGTGATTAAGCAGGATTATATGAGGACTGCTAGAGCGAAGGGATTCAAGGAGAACAAAGTCATCTATAAACACGGCCTTCGAAATGGGTTGATTCCGGTCATCACGATTTTTGGCCTGATGATTCCTTCATTCATTGGCGGAGCGGTCATTGTTGAAAAAATCTTTACCTGGCCGGGAATTGGCTTGTTATTCGTAGATTCTGCGTTCCAGCGGGATTATCCTGTACTGATGGGATTAACTGTCATTTCGGCGGTTTTCGTCGTGATCGGTAATTTGATCGCAGACATCCTGTACGCAATCTTTGATCCAAGGATCGAGTATTAA
- the opp4C gene encoding oligopeptide ABC transporter permease, whose amino-acid sequence MAKTNLAGNQSGSLELHGVNTSHDTMLGIIVRKFVRNKLAVFGGIFLIIIIAAALLAPIIAPYSPSKQNLLLKLQPPNSEHWLGTDRFGRDVFSRLLFGARISLLVGFASVLGSITIGTFLGAVAGYVGGIVDAMIMRFVDIILSIPSIFLLITLVTIFKPGVDKLILIFALLGWTTTARLVRGEFLSLRSREFVLASKTIGTKTPTIIFSHILPNAMGPIIVSATLAVGYVILAESGLSYLGLGIQPPHASWGNMLQDAQNFTILLKSWWYPLAPGLMILLTVICFNFVGDGLRDALDPKINE is encoded by the coding sequence ATGGCAAAAACAAATCTAGCTGGAAATCAATCTGGCAGCCTGGAATTGCACGGTGTTAACACCTCGCATGACACAATGCTTGGAATCATAGTCAGGAAATTTGTGAGAAACAAGCTTGCCGTTTTTGGCGGTATTTTTCTGATCATCATTATAGCTGCTGCTCTGTTAGCGCCAATAATTGCCCCGTACTCACCTTCCAAGCAGAACCTGCTTTTAAAACTGCAGCCGCCGAACAGTGAGCACTGGCTCGGGACGGACAGGTTTGGCAGGGATGTGTTTTCAAGACTTTTATTCGGAGCAAGAATTTCTTTATTGGTCGGATTTGCCTCTGTACTTGGCTCGATAACGATAGGAACCTTCCTCGGAGCTGTCGCAGGCTATGTTGGCGGGATTGTTGATGCCATGATCATGAGGTTTGTCGATATCATCCTGTCAATCCCATCCATCTTCTTATTGATTACGCTGGTTACGATTTTCAAGCCGGGAGTGGATAAGCTGATTTTAATCTTCGCGCTTTTGGGGTGGACAACTACTGCACGACTTGTCAGAGGTGAATTCCTTTCATTAAGGTCGAGAGAGTTTGTCCTGGCATCCAAGACGATAGGTACAAAGACGCCAACAATCATTTTCTCACATATCCTGCCGAATGCAATGGGCCCGATCATCGTCTCGGCAACACTGGCAGTTGGCTATGTCATTTTGGCCGAATCAGGATTGAGCTATTTGGGTCTTGGAATACAGCCGCCGCACGCAAGCTGGGGGAATATGCTCCAGGACGCACAGAATTTTACGATTCTCTTGAAATCATGGTGGTATCCGCTAGCGCCGGGGTTAATGATCCTGTTGACCGTCATTTGTTTCAACTTTGTCGGCGATGGTCTGAGGGATGCGCTCGATCCGAAGATAAACGAGTAA